GGCGCGGCCGCTACCAGCGGCTCATGGCCGGGCGCACGAaggcggagccggggccgggccgggccgggcccgggcgggggAGCCCtaggggcgggcggcggcgggggcggccatgggccgggccgggccggaacCGGAAGCGGGaccggggctgggcggggctgggcggggcggggctgcgccGCGGGGGTGGCCACGCCCCTTAAAGGAGCCTTAAAGGAGGCGTTCAGGGAGGGGGCGCCTGGGGGCAGCGGCGCgtttgggggggcgggggcatTTAGGGGCGGGGGGTATTTAGggtgggggctggcggggggtgccggggggcttGGGCGTGCGGGGCTGCAGAATTGGGCCCGTGGGACGGACCCGCGTGGGGCGCGGCGGGGGCACGGGGAGGGCACTGGAGGCCACTGCCCCTCCCTTTGCCTTTAAGAGGAGCGTCAGGGCGGGGCCGGTCCCGCCTCCCCACCGGCGCGTTGGCCAATCACGAGCCGCCGGGCGCGGCCGCGGCTCCTTCCCATTGGCTATGCCGAGGCATGGAGAcagcccggcccgcccccccggcGGGGGCAGGGCCCGCGCCAGCGCGCCTCTTCGATTGGCTGCTGTGCTGACCAATCGGCGGCGACCGGAGTGGGACGGGGAGGGGGCGTTAACCCCTGAGTGCCCGGCGGTGGTGGCGCGGGGAGGGGCTCGACGTCACGTGAGCTGgcggggacacgaggggacacggACACACAGGGCGTCACGTGGTGCTGGGCGCTGGGCCGGGGACCCCGtgtgcccccccggggccggggggtgacACCGATGGGTCCCCCTGTGCCCCGTGGCTTCCCCCTGTGCCATTGGGGTCCTGTCCCGCTGCCATCTGGGGTCCCCCTGTGCCACACGGGTCCCATCCTTCTGCCACGCCCGTGTCCCCATGTGCCCCCGGAGCCCTGTCACCGTGCCATACCGGGGTCCCCCTGTGCCATGTGGGGTCCCCCTGTGTCATCCGGGGCCTCATCCCATCCCACGGGACCCCTGTGCCATGGGGGGTTGTGTCACCACAACATGCTGGGGTCCCTTATCCCCTCCCCGTGTCACATCAGTGTCCCCCTGTCCCGTGGGGTGCCCTGTGCCCCATGGGGTTCCCTGTGCCCTGTGGGGTCCCCCTGTGCCACCTGGGGTCCTGTCCCGGTGCCCCATGGGgtcccctgtgccactggggtCCTGTCCGTGGCACACGTGGGGTCACCCTGTGCCCTGTGGGGTCCCCCTGTGCCACGGGGGTCTTGTCCGGTCCAATGCCCAGGTTCCCCTGTGCCACCCCAGTGCCATCAGAGCCCCCCCGGTGCCACCATTTCCCGTCCCCTCACCATGCCCGGGGGTGATGGCCCTGCAATGGGAGGTCCCCCCCTAGTCCCCCCCCTTTCTCCCCGTCCCTGGTGACCCAGCGGAACCGGGGTTGACCCTGCCCCGGTGTGGGAGGCCACACCGGGGAGGCGCTTCCTCAGGAAACCCCCCGGCCACTGCCCGCCTGGTGTGGCCACCACCGCCACAGCACCCGGTGTCACCGTCACAGTGCCCGGTGTCTGTCACCACAACAGTGCCTGGTGTCACTGCAACAGCACCCAGTGTCACCAGCTCAGCACCCGGAGTCACCATCACAGCACCTGGAGTCACCATCAAAGCGCCGGGTGTCACCACCACAGCGCCCGGTGTCACTGTGACAGCACTTGGAGTCACCATCGCAGCACCTGGAGTCACCATCAAAGCGTCTGGTGTCACCGTGACAGCACCCAGTGTCACTACCACAGCACCCGGTGTCACGACCCGCGTCTGCTGCCGGGGGTACGTGTGCCACAAGGGCCGCGGGCACCCAACTGGGCCACGGCGGGGAGGGGGGTTGCACACGGCGGGGTGCCTGCAGCAGTTTGCACGCTCGCGGGGTGCACGTGGAAGGGTGCGGGGGGTCACGGGGGAGTGCAGGGAGGGGTGTGCACCCTCGGTGTGGGTGCTCATGGAGTGTGCGGAGAGGGTCGTGCAGCTCGCAGGGTGCGCACGGGGGGGGTTGCACATtcatgggggtggggggggctgctgggggctgcccggtgccacCCCATCTGCTGGGAGAAGCTGCAGGTGCCAccctgggtctggggggggggtcagggtgccacCCCCCCGAGTCCCAGCTGCCCTTTGGGTGCCAGCCTTGGTGCTCGGTGCCACCCTGCAGGCCATGCCGCTGCTGAAGAAACcccccagggaggaggaggaggatggcgaCCCCTTTGCCGCCAACCCTGAGAGCCGCTACCGCCGCCGGGCCACCCTGGAGCGGCTGGTGGGGCTGGCACCCTTCGGCCGCGCCCGCCGCGTCCCTCCCAAAGACAGCGACGGGGACGGCAGCCACGCGCGGCGGCGGTCGGAGGATTTCGGGCTGTTGCGGCGGCTGCCGGGGCGGCGGAAGGCCAGCGTGGAGGCCTTGGCGGAGAGGACGGTCCCCAAGCGCAGCTCGTTGCTGCGGCTGGccttggggacacggggccgGCGGGGGTCCGCGGGCGAGCGCTCACCCACAGCCGAGAGTGACGGGGTGTCCGACGGGGACCAGGACAGCGGGGGACAGCGGCAGGAGGGACGCGGCAGGGCCAGGGAGCCGCTCTCGGGTGAGGGGGGATTGGGGGGcgggggcaggatgggggggaCACGTGGGACTTGGGGATGTGGGGGGTGCGGGACGTGTGGGAGTGGGGACAAGGAGATAAAGGGATGTGGGACTTGGGGGcatggggatgtggggatggggacaagggcaTGGGGACGTGGGGATGGGGATaaggggacatggggatggggacaagagGACAAAGGGACAGGAACGTGggaatggggacatggggacaaggggatggggacatggggatggcgACAAGTGGATGGGGATGTGGGAATGGAGACATAGGGACaaggggacaggatggggacaaggggacagggacatggggacagggacaagggaACAAGGGGACGGGGATGTGGGGACATAAGAGGACGTGGGGACCATGGAATGTGGGGCGTGGGCATGGGGCCGTGGGGCCACAGGACATGGAAGGATGCTGTCAGGCTTGtgggacacaggggacatggCGAGTGGGCCATCGTCATCTGGTGCCACGGGCCCTGGGTGGCCTCAAGGTGCCATCAgaacacccatgggtgcccccccaccccttaAAGTGCTGGAGATCCTGGAGCTGATCCAGCGGCGGGAGCTGGTGGCAGCCGATGAGCAAATCATCGCGCTGGAGGCCGAGTGCGCAGCCACGTCCCCGGCATCCCCCTCGGTGtcccccgtccccgccgccgggcgccaGGCGCGGGACGTGGCGCTGCTCTACGAGGCGCTGCTGGCTCAGCTCTGGGCGGTGCTGGGCGAAGCGGTGCCCGTCGGGCGCCCCTACCCCCCTCTCCGCCTGGTGATCCGGGTGCTGGAACAAGAGGAAGCGGCCGATCGGCagcaccccccaggcaccccggGGCGCCCGCGCGCCCTCCGGCGCCGTTGGCAGGAAGCGGTGGGACGGGCGGCAGGAGAGAGGTTGGCGCAGGTGGCACCTGCCGCCGGGTTGGGGGCCCGTTTGGCAGCCTTGGCGGCTCGTTTGGTGGGCGATTTGGGGGCCGTGCGGTGCCACGTGGCCCCTGCGTACCCCCCCGAGTACGGCGCCTTCGGCATCTACGCCCGCGGGTACCACCGGGCGCTGGCGCAGCAGCTGGGTGCACTGGCGCAGAGACCCCTCGCTGTGCCCGACCTCTACCTGCTGCTCGACTGGCACAGCAACACCTACCCCAGGTGAGACCCCTCCCACGGGCACCCGCTGTCACCCATGGGACCCACCAgcgccctggggcacctgggagACCCCACAGTTTCTGCAGGCCTGGCGTGCTCGGCACCCTGTGGCACCCACGAGAGCCCTCGCCACACTGGGCACCCCTAGGGCTGTCCCCCGGGCCATGGGTGTTGGGCACCTCAGTGCCACTCTGGGGTGGGTGCTGTGAGGTCCCTGTGCCcgcagggaggtgctggggcacCCTGAGGTGGGGgccctgctgcaggcacaggcgctggggcccctcctgccccccgaGACCCAACGCAGCCTTGAGAGCTCCTGCATCGCTGCCGTCAAGGTACAGGCACCACCGTGGGCACAGGGACGGGCACCGGGATGGGCGGGGAATGGGGACCAGGATGGGAGCGTGGTGGGCACCAGGGTGGCACTGGGACGGGCATGTGATGGGactgggatggcactgggatgGGCACATGATGGGCACTGTGGTGGCACTGGGACAGGCACACAGTGGGAGTTGTGGTGGCACTAGGATGGGCACATAATGGGCACCATGGCGGCACTGGGATAGGCACTAGGATGGGCGGGGAATGGGGACTGGGATGGGAGCATGATGGGCACCAGGGTGGCACTGGGATGGGCATACAGTGGGCATTGTGGCACTGGGACAGGTACATGACAAGCGCCAAGGTGGCACTGTGATGGGCACATGATGGGCACCAGGGTGGCACTGGAGCAAGCATGTGGCGGGCACCAGGGTGGCACTATGGTGACACCGGGATGGGCATCGGGACAGGCagagggctgggggtggcaggggatgCCACTGTCCCTGTGCTTGCTGTACCCACGGACTCTGTGCCCACCACCAGGCGAAAGTGGAGGTGGCAGTGGcacaggagctgcagctcagcGAGGACACATGGGCTGAGGAGGCCACcggccaggagctgcaggagggacTGGCCACCCGCGTCACCGGGGTATGGGCACGGTGCCCACAGGCCACCAGCCGGCCTGCACTGCCATCCCTGGGGACTCGGTGGGGTGACCCACAGTCCCCTGGGTGCCGGGTCCCCTTGATGCCAGGTCCCCTGGGTGCTGGTCCCCTGGGTACCgggtcccctgggtgctgggtcCCCTGGGTACCgggtcccctgggtgctgggtcccctgggtgctgggttCCCTTGGTGCTGGGTCCTCTGGGTGCTGGGTCCCCTGGGTACCgggtcccctgggtgctggcTCCCCTGGGTGCTGGCTCCCCTGGGCGCTGGGTCCCCTGGGTGCTGGATCCACTGACATGTGGCACCCCAAAGGGACAGCAGGGTGCCCAGGCACCCCCTTCAAGGTGCCCCAAGGGGTTGGTGGGGTGGTGGGTATCCCAGGGCACCCCATGGTGGTGGCCATCCCCGGGGAACAGTGGGCAGGTGGCCATGCACCCCCCAACCAGCAGTGCCCGTGCCCACAGCTGCTGCGGGCGCACGTGGAGCGAGCCCCCCAGATCACCCCGGAATTTGGCAGGGAGATGGCACACAGcctcctgggggtgctggtggcctTCCTGCACAGGTGGGCAGGTGACAAGGGGGGTACACGTGGGGGACGTGAGGAGGGTGTGTGGGGACACCAGGCGTGGGGCAACAGGAGCCACAGGACAGAGCTGGGGTGGCCATGGGGGGCACAGGATGAGTGTGGCATCTGGGTGCCGGGTCCCTTGGGTCCTGGGTACGCTGGGTGCGCCCCAGGTGCTATGTCTCCTGGGTGTCAGGTTCCCTGGGTGTCGGGTTCCCTGGGTGCTGGGTCCCCTCCTGGGTGCTGTGTCCCCTGAGCACCAGGCCCCCTGGGTGTTGGGTCCCCTGGGCACCAGGTCCCCTGGGTGCCGGGTTTGCTGGGTGCCAGGTCCCCTGGGTGTTTGGTTCCCTGGGTGCTGTGTCCCCCAAGTGCCAGCACAGGTGACCCGTGTGAGCTCCCTCAGTTTCCAGCGGAAGGTGGAGCGGTTCCTGGAGGCCCCCGGTGAGGCCACCCCACCCGATGGTGCCACCAGCCGGGCCATCGCCCTGGTCAACTGTTGTCCCCCCTTCAGGTGAGGCCACCctaagcacacacacacacacccccaggtccctggGGTGCTCAGggtccccagcagcacccactgacCGCCCCGCGGCAGGACCTTCACCGAGCGCCTGGCACAGTTTGGGCACCCGGAGAGCGAGGAGCCCCGGCGCCAGGCCCACGCCGCCCTGGACAAGGTGACCCGGCTCTGCAACCATGTCCTCACCCAGCGCCTCTTCGAGGACCTCAAGGTGCCCACGCAGCGCAGGACGGCCtggggaggggaccagggtgTGGGCAGGGTGCCCACCAGTTGGGTGCTGATCTGGGTGACGCCCATGGGTGCAATGGTCATGGTGCCCCTTGGTTGGGTGCTGAGCtgggcagcacccatgggtgcagtgCTCTGGGTGGTCTCCCATCCCCTGAGCCCCAGCCAGGGTgtcacccatgggtgccaggACACCTGCCCACACCATCTGTCCCCCTCCTCActccaccccccccagccctacTTCAACAAACTGATGAAGCGCAAGTGGCTGACGAGCTCCGACGCCTTCGACACCATCGTGATGCTCATCACCAGCTTCTCCCAGAAGCTGCGCCTGCTGCGCCCAGAGCCCTACCAGGTGGGTGCTGCCCCCACCTTGACTGTGGGGTCAAGGCCGCGGCCAGCATCTTGCACTGAGCCTTGTGCCACAGGTGCTGGTGAGCGAAGTGCACCGGCGGGTGCTCATCGAGTACGTGCGGCCGCTGCTGCAGGGCCGCTTGGTCTGCACCTCGGCCAAGATGCGCGCCCGGGTGGCCGCCCGCCTCAGTGACGAAGCCCGTCAGCTCCGTGAGCTCTTCAGCCGCTTGGTGAGAGCCCCCACCCACCCTCCacagcacccttgggtgctccTCAGGTTGGGAGGAGGTGATGGCGCTGAGGTTCTCGCAGGATTCGGCCTCGCCCTGGCTGGATTCGGTGGTGCCGCGGCTGCGggagctgctggtgctggaggACACGGCGGCGCTGCAGATGGAGGTGGGCGGCCTGGTGAGGGACTTCCCCGACGTCCGGTGAGTGGTGGcctggggggtggcagtgggGCCAGCTGGGCCACCATGGCCCCACAGGGACAGAGAGTGGGGTGGCGCATGTCCCCGGAGCCACCACAAGCAGTCAAGATGTCACCTCCCCgtagtgctgggggggggggggggggggggcagcaggacacAGTGTCCCAACGGGGACCAAAGCAGGGTGACAGGACGCTGCGTCCGTCCTTCCCGTCAGCCCCCACCCCGCTGCGCCCGCCGGGAAGCAGCTGCAGCCCAGTGCCAAGTCTCCTCCTAGTCGCTGTGTCCCCCAGGGGACCGGTGGCACGCGCAGGCCCGGCAGGACGTCGCCACTTC
This DNA window, taken from Athene noctua unplaced genomic scaffold, bAthNoc1.hap1.1 HAP1_HAP1_scaffold_31, whole genome shotgun sequence, encodes the following:
- the EXOC3L2 gene encoding exocyst complex component 3-like protein 2, with the protein product MPLLKKPPREEEEDGDPFAANPESRYRRRATLERLVGLAPFGRARRVPPKDSDGDGSHARRRSEDFGLLRRLPGRRKASVEALAERTVPKRSSLLRLALGTRGRRGSAGERSPTAESDGVSDGDQDSGGQRQEGRGRAREPLSVLEILELIQRRELVAADEQIIALEAECAATSPASPSVSPVPAAGRQARDVALLYEALLAQLWAVLGEAVPVGRPYPPLRLVIRVLEQEEAADRQHPPGTPGRPRALRRRWQEAVGRAAGERLAQVAPAAGLGARLAALAARLVGDLGAVRCHVAPAYPPEYGAFGIYARGYHRALAQQLGALAQRPLAVPDLYLLLDWHSNTYPREVLGHPEVGALLQAQALGPLLPPETQRSLESSCIAAVKAKVEVAVAQELQLSEDTWAEEATGQELQEGLATRVTGLLRAHVERAPQITPEFGREMAHSLLGVLVAFLHSFQRKVERFLEAPGEATPPDGATSRAIALVNCCPPFRTFTERLAQFGHPESEEPRRQAHAALDKVTRLCNHVLTQRLFEDLKPYFNKLMKRKWLTSSDAFDTIVMLITSFSQKLRLLRPEPYQVLVSEVHRRVLIEYVRPLLQGRLVCTSAKMRARVAARLSDEARQLRELFSRLDSASPWLDSVVPRLRELLVLEDTAALQMEVGGLVRDFPDVRRKHVAAVLDVRGLRGQTTRQEILGVVQDLEQSEAEPGLPRQCAFFSELATTREVRCLPFHLPRLARLRLRRPHPQRPGQARL